Proteins encoded in a region of the Desulfovibrio desulfuricans genome:
- a CDS encoding methyl-accepting chemotaxis protein, producing MQKITTMQKMAGLSLLLCLFTVIIGMFGVSRLSNLATDVEELSSMHMKGLDLLRMINIEVLRIIREEKNLIISTSEEGNRFALNNLQKEYVVLDKYHNELPRYFMTESARKLLAELNGLLSEWRATHNKIIELGSFADPAMKAKAQEVSSTTGRGLAKKLADLLQDIGQKKLEFAQELSRKSMQEYERARMITIVGVLLSVLVGLGVGYFLSRNMLRQLGDEPASLSELALQIAGGDLEAKFNPARPEIGVFGAMKQMVATLKGKIAEADQKSQQAKEESERAQKATADAEEARRQAERAKAEGMLQAAHQLEGVVEIVTSASEELSAQVEQSSRGADEQSARVRETATAMEEMNATVLEVARNAQQAADVSNNARKQAIEGSQIVNEAVKGISTVHTQSLALKQDMDALGKQAESIGQVMGVIADIADQTNLLALNAAIEAARAGDAGRGFAVVADEVRKLAEKTMTATQEVGRAIKEIQEGTKKNIQSVEHTGESIEAATKLSVQSGESLKNILECVQLVNDQVQSIATASEQQSAASEEINRSVEQVATISSETAQAMEQASSAVADLAQQSQALQHLIGEMKRQG from the coding sequence ATGCAAAAAATTACGACAATGCAGAAGATGGCAGGCCTGAGTCTGCTCCTGTGCCTGTTCACGGTCATTATTGGCATGTTTGGCGTCAGCCGCCTGAGCAATCTGGCGACTGATGTTGAAGAGTTGAGTTCCATGCACATGAAGGGGCTGGATTTGCTCCGAATGATAAATATTGAAGTATTGCGGATCATCCGGGAAGAAAAAAACCTTATCATCAGCACTTCGGAAGAGGGCAACCGCTTTGCCCTGAATAATCTGCAAAAAGAATATGTGGTGCTGGATAAATATCACAATGAACTGCCGCGCTATTTTATGACCGAGAGCGCCCGCAAGCTGCTTGCCGAACTGAACGGCCTGCTAAGCGAATGGCGTGCCACACACAACAAGATCATTGAACTGGGCAGTTTCGCAGACCCGGCAATGAAAGCAAAGGCGCAGGAAGTTTCGTCCACCACCGGGCGTGGGCTGGCGAAAAAGCTGGCTGATCTTTTGCAGGACATAGGTCAAAAAAAGCTGGAGTTTGCGCAGGAACTGAGCCGCAAAAGCATGCAGGAGTACGAACGCGCGCGGATGATAACCATTGTGGGTGTGCTGCTGTCAGTTTTGGTGGGTCTTGGCGTGGGGTATTTTCTTTCGCGTAACATGCTGCGCCAGCTTGGCGACGAACCTGCCTCGCTCTCAGAACTTGCCTTGCAGATTGCGGGCGGGGATCTGGAGGCAAAGTTTAATCCTGCACGGCCTGAGATCGGCGTTTTTGGCGCGATGAAGCAGATGGTGGCTACCCTGAAGGGCAAAATTGCGGAGGCTGATCAAAAGAGCCAGCAGGCCAAAGAAGAATCCGAGCGCGCCCAAAAGGCCACTGCCGATGCGGAAGAAGCCCGCCGTCAGGCCGAGCGCGCCAAGGCCGAGGGCATGCTTCAGGCTGCCCACCAGCTTGAAGGAGTGGTAGAAATCGTAACTTCCGCTTCCGAGGAACTTTCCGCCCAGGTTGAGCAGTCGAGCCGTGGCGCGGACGAACAGTCCGCGCGTGTGCGCGAAACCGCAACTGCCATGGAAGAAATGAACGCCACTGTGCTGGAAGTTGCCAGAAACGCCCAGCAGGCTGCGGATGTTTCAAACAATGCCAGAAAGCAGGCCATTGAAGGCTCGCAGATAGTCAATGAAGCCGTAAAGGGCATAAGCACCGTGCACACGCAGTCGCTGGCCCTCAAGCAGGATATGGATGCCCTTGGCAAACAGGCTGAGAGCATCGGGCAGGTAATGGGCGTTATTGCCGACATTGCCGACCAGACCAACCTGCTTGCGCTTAACGCCGCCATTGAGGCTGCACGCGCGGGCGATGCTGGCCGTGGTTTTGCCGTGGTGGCGGACGAAGTGCGCAAACTGGCAGAAAAAACCATGACCGCAACGCAGGAAGTGGGCCGGGCCATCAAGGAAATTCAGGAAGGCACAAAGAAAAACATTCAGAGCGTGGAGCACACAGGCGAATCCATTGAAGCTGCCACAAAGCTCTCGGTTCAGTCGGGTGAATCGTTGAAAAATATCCTCGAGTGTGTGCAGCTTGTGAACGATCAGGTGCAATCCATTGCCACCGCCAGCGAGCAGCAGTCTGCCGCCAGTGAAGAAATCAACCGCTCTGTGGAACAGGTGGCCACAATTTCTTCTGAAACAGCTCAGGCCATGGAGCAGGCCTCCAGCGCAGTCGCCGATCTGGCGCAGCAGTCGCAGGCGCTTCAGCATCTGATTGGCGAGATGAAACGCCAAGGCTAG
- the chrA gene encoding chromate efflux transporter: protein MSENETRTQVSLREAFLYWFKLGFINFGGPAGQIAMMHKNLVDGRAWISEKVFLRALNFCMLLPGPEAHQLAVYIGWRLNGYWGGTIAGLCFLFPSVILMLFLSWLAAAKGQVPFVAGIFHGIAAAVVAIVIEALIRLSKKSLKHPALYAFAGGSFVLGQFLGVSFPVIVLLAGVAGVILGKLRPDIFCQKKPGTNECLTDAPESFTNLPPLSHLFKVVGIFTVIWMAVILPVFAWRSMGDILSQIPIFFTKATFVTFGGAYAVIAYIVEHAVNLGWLTETEMLLGLGLAETTPGPLIMVTQFVGFIAAWNQPGGLTPMTAGILGGLLTTFTTFLPSFMFIFAGAPYIEAITANKKLNAALMGISAAVVGVILKIGVFFAWNTFFPATGFDAFAVGVALVSLVALVRFKLSMHALVGLSGLVGLIWQML, encoded by the coding sequence ATGAGCGAAAATGAAACAAGGACTCAGGTTTCTTTGCGGGAAGCATTCCTTTACTGGTTCAAGCTCGGTTTTATCAATTTTGGCGGGCCTGCCGGGCAGATCGCCATGATGCACAAAAATCTGGTGGATGGCAGGGCCTGGATCAGCGAAAAGGTTTTTTTGCGGGCGCTCAATTTCTGCATGCTCTTGCCGGGGCCGGAAGCGCATCAACTGGCTGTATACATAGGCTGGCGGCTCAACGGCTACTGGGGCGGAACCATTGCCGGGCTGTGCTTTTTGTTCCCCTCGGTGATTCTGATGCTCTTTCTTTCATGGCTGGCAGCCGCCAAGGGGCAGGTTCCCTTTGTGGCCGGGATTTTTCACGGAATCGCCGCCGCCGTTGTGGCCATTGTGATTGAAGCGCTTATCCGGCTTTCAAAAAAATCACTCAAGCACCCAGCACTGTACGCATTTGCTGGCGGCTCGTTTGTACTTGGGCAGTTTCTGGGTGTATCCTTTCCGGTGATTGTTTTGCTGGCAGGTGTGGCAGGGGTCATCCTTGGCAAACTGCGCCCAGACATTTTTTGCCAGAAAAAGCCGGGAACAAATGAATGCCTGACTGACGCGCCGGAATCTTTCACCAATCTGCCGCCTTTGTCCCATCTTTTCAAGGTGGTGGGGATATTCACCGTAATCTGGATGGCTGTGATTCTGCCCGTTTTTGCATGGCGGAGCATGGGCGATATACTTTCCCAGATACCCATATTCTTTACCAAGGCCACCTTTGTGACCTTTGGCGGCGCGTATGCCGTGATTGCCTACATTGTTGAGCACGCGGTTAATCTGGGCTGGCTTACGGAAACGGAGATGCTGCTGGGTCTTGGCCTTGCGGAAACAACCCCCGGCCCGTTGATCATGGTAACGCAGTTTGTGGGTTTTATCGCCGCATGGAATCAGCCCGGAGGCCTGACGCCTATGACAGCAGGCATTCTGGGCGGGCTGCTCACCACCTTTACCACGTTTTTGCCGAGTTTTATGTTTATATTTGCCGGTGCGCCCTACATCGAGGCCATTACAGCCAACAAAAAACTCAATGCCGCGCTGATGGGAATATCCGCTGCTGTTGTGGGCGTTATCCTCAAAATCGGGGTATTTTTTGCGTGGAACACCTTTTTCCCGGCAACGGGATTTGATGCGTTTGCCGTTGGCGTTGCGCTGGTGTCGCTTGTGGCCTTGGTGCGTTTCAAGCTCTCCATGCACGCGCTGGTAGGGTTGAGCGGGCTTGTCGGGCTGATCTGGCAGATGCTCTGA
- a CDS encoding thiosulfate sulfurtransferase GlpE — MNATITPQELQDMLAANTATVCDVRRLADYEADPRTIPGAAWHDPEQVDEWAAQLPKDKPVAIYCVRGGSVSKSVQAALGQKGFDVQYVEGGLAAWDEAHK, encoded by the coding sequence ATGAACGCAACCATTACGCCGCAGGAACTACAGGATATGCTGGCCGCCAATACCGCGACTGTTTGCGATGTGCGCAGGCTGGCTGATTATGAGGCTGACCCGCGCACTATCCCCGGCGCTGCATGGCATGACCCGGAGCAGGTGGACGAGTGGGCGGCGCAGTTGCCCAAGGACAAGCCCGTAGCCATCTATTGCGTGCGGGGCGGCTCTGTAAGCAAGTCTGTTCAGGCCGCTTTGGGGCAGAAAGGTTTTGACGTGCAGTATGTGGAGGGTGGGCTGGCCGCATGGGATGAAGCCCATAAGTAG
- a CDS encoding outer membrane homotrimeric porin — MSSRERNGLNRFKKVCMVTLLAAGMLMGVAGGAKAIDFKAKGEWLVGFGVGEGVLTKNTRDTDGAKSKTNTEDQFGASQRIRLQLDAVASEALSGTVYFEIGDQHWGKSGDGAALGADGNNQVKVKNAYIDWLIPQTDARVRMGLQAAALPNVAGGSAIMDCDVAALTANYKFNENVGLTFMWARPVNDNFNGAFVDGNGNSSTEKTNYLDNLDLFMLSMPLSFDGVEVTPWTMYGMRGKNSLRGLDDETYGSPWETSDGKLGLTIPGTNPGFNYANGLNPLNSSSTNKQYGSVFWAGLPVAITMFDPLNIEFDINYGYSEAMGRYDVLKRGVDSVRASTERQGWLAKALVEYKLDWGVPGIFGWYASGDDGNVKNGSERMPSIAGAGNFTSFIGDGNLSWSPVANGCDWSMSYTGTWGIGAQLKDMSFIENVSHTFRLAYWGGTNATSMVKYMKDASSWQAGYGGDGPYLTTNDGLLEFNLVNTWQAYENLSVNLELGYVANMIDKDTWKKASYNNGAGNGSFDKQDAWKAQVVFQYSF, encoded by the coding sequence ATGAGTTCACGAGAAAGGAATGGTCTGAACCGCTTTAAAAAGGTGTGCATGGTCACACTGCTTGCAGCAGGCATGCTGATGGGCGTGGCCGGGGGGGCCAAGGCCATTGACTTCAAGGCCAAGGGCGAATGGCTGGTTGGTTTTGGCGTGGGCGAAGGCGTCCTCACCAAGAACACCAGAGATACTGACGGAGCCAAGTCCAAAACCAATACCGAAGACCAGTTTGGCGCTTCCCAGCGCATCCGCCTCCAGTTGGACGCCGTGGCCTCCGAAGCTCTGTCCGGCACGGTGTATTTTGAAATTGGCGACCAGCATTGGGGCAAATCGGGCGATGGCGCAGCTCTCGGCGCTGACGGGAACAACCAGGTCAAGGTTAAAAACGCCTACATCGACTGGCTGATCCCGCAGACTGACGCCCGCGTGCGCATGGGCCTCCAGGCCGCCGCCCTGCCCAACGTGGCTGGCGGCTCCGCCATTATGGACTGCGATGTTGCAGCCCTGACCGCCAACTACAAGTTCAACGAAAATGTGGGCCTCACCTTTATGTGGGCGCGCCCTGTCAACGACAACTTTAACGGCGCGTTTGTCGACGGCAATGGCAATTCCAGCACGGAAAAGACCAACTACCTCGACAACCTTGATCTGTTCATGCTCTCCATGCCCCTGAGTTTTGACGGTGTTGAAGTCACCCCCTGGACCATGTACGGCATGCGCGGTAAAAACTCCCTGCGCGGCCTGGATGACGAAACCTACGGTTCGCCCTGGGAAACCAGCGACGGCAAACTTGGCCTCACCATTCCCGGCACCAACCCCGGCTTCAACTACGCCAACGGCCTGAATCCCCTCAATTCCTCCAGCACCAACAAGCAATACGGCTCGGTGTTCTGGGCGGGTCTGCCGGTGGCCATCACCATGTTCGACCCTCTGAACATCGAATTCGACATCAACTATGGCTATTCTGAAGCCATGGGCCGCTACGATGTGCTCAAGCGCGGCGTGGACAGCGTGCGCGCCAGCACCGAGCGTCAGGGCTGGCTGGCAAAAGCCCTTGTTGAATACAAGCTGGACTGGGGTGTTCCCGGCATCTTCGGCTGGTACGCCAGCGGTGACGATGGCAACGTGAAAAACGGCTCCGAGCGCATGCCCTCCATTGCTGGCGCGGGCAACTTCACCTCCTTTATCGGCGACGGCAACCTTTCGTGGAGCCCGGTTGCCAATGGTTGCGACTGGAGCATGAGCTATACCGGCACCTGGGGCATCGGCGCACAGCTGAAAGACATGAGCTTTATTGAAAACGTCTCCCACACCTTCCGTCTGGCATACTGGGGCGGCACCAACGCTACCTCCATGGTCAAGTACATGAAGGATGCCTCCTCCTGGCAGGCTGGCTACGGCGGCGACGGCCCCTACCTGACCACCAACGACGGGCTGCTGGAATTCAACCTCGTCAACACATGGCAGGCCTACGAAAACCTGAGTGTGAATCTGGAACTCGGCTACGTTGCCAACATGATCGACAAGGACACATGGAAAAAGGCCAGTTACAACAACGGCGCTGGCAACGGCAGCTTTGACAAGCAGGACGCCTGGAAAGCCCAGGTTGTCTTCCAGTACAGCTTCTAA
- a CDS encoding squalene cyclase, whose product MDQQPVFTDHTGLSHRFSHDNLHISVSSRFDPPQASALIELLQCNQANCKRIFIDVRHVANPHPSAVDALKTSLLLGGLSTERIVFKGKSGFDMAVTGNRVLIEQKKKHVCKGNCANCKCGHHKNHHAEN is encoded by the coding sequence ATGGATCAGCAGCCGGTGTTTACCGACCATACGGGTTTAAGCCACCGTTTCAGCCACGACAACCTCCACATTTCTGTTTCTTCCCGCTTCGATCCTCCCCAGGCCTCTGCACTTATTGAGCTTCTCCAGTGCAACCAGGCAAACTGCAAACGCATTTTCATTGACGTACGGCACGTAGCCAACCCACATCCTTCCGCTGTTGACGCCCTCAAAACCTCGCTCCTGCTGGGCGGTCTCAGCACAGAACGTATCGTATTCAAGGGCAAGAGCGGCTTTGACATGGCCGTTACCGGCAATCGCGTTCTCATCGAGCAAAAGAAAAAGCACGTCTGCAAGGGCAACTGCGCCAACTGCAAGTGCGGCCACCACAAGAATCACCACGCGGAAAACTGA
- a CDS encoding ATP-binding protein, translating into MNEAKTTFSRAFNPLRLVVNGASDGAQAETLLDSLLSRQEEALALAADVQGKMRQADDAAQDVRQAEEQVAAVKGRVEALREEQRHINGPTREDLDGQTLALRKLRALSATLGTERERLEELSARIGNEPPVTRVKNLPLLILGLAFFLGGAGMLLAYWRMGITSIELSPGIELPVSLWSGYLLLLCGVGFMAGGVPHTGAEAKRRQMEHLQLQGRRDSCAAHVAELDEQASQLCAAAGVQSMDLVTLEAREVLLEHEREQCFEEERARKDMDELKHAMDLARTEVSKRQAVRSEVEGIVQQTRRRWHEFMLALHVANVPSPEGAAAFFARAESARLAFGGVAAADAELQTLDDDLRQTEARMRLVPAVAERLPANADSDSLAEAVRQVLESCREADAARELRIKAEAALQNSQSELNRARTRQAEASAELRQAQERLNEARSQWTACLHDLGLGTDLDPETVREALKYMENCLAAEASVQRAQSQLNQGRTELAALRDPLQALLAELGLPPQQDADNRPDWLLSLDAALEAAEAMSQAQSRRRNLDNEVTEMEDEARAVEAALESARSAERSLLAMAGAHDAEEFLRQAALHEELRALTLRRQDLEDALRLAADKTPMKDFLDSFEHEDQESQERRSATISEELTGIQEQEENLVKRVAELRSKVDALSRTDELSQLLQQEAALVEDMERMAFAWSRVALARSILETAKRTFELERQPEVIRLASSIFTRITGQRWRGINASLEDASLAILPAQGEPIAPENLSRGAREQAYLALRLAYIKNHALHAAPLPVIMDEVLVNFDPQRAERTARAFVELTGGSQGKAHQLLYFTCQPHMAELLRKAEPQAALFHVQDGSIKAA; encoded by the coding sequence GTGAACGAAGCAAAAACAACATTTTCCAGAGCTTTCAATCCGCTGCGGCTGGTGGTCAACGGCGCAAGTGACGGCGCTCAGGCAGAAACCCTGCTTGATTCTCTCCTTTCGCGGCAGGAAGAAGCCCTCGCCCTCGCCGCTGATGTGCAGGGAAAAATGCGTCAGGCGGACGATGCCGCGCAGGACGTGCGCCAGGCGGAGGAACAGGTTGCCGCAGTTAAGGGCCGCGTGGAAGCCCTGCGCGAAGAACAGCGCCACATAAACGGCCCCACCCGCGAGGATCTGGACGGGCAAACCCTTGCCCTGCGCAAGCTGCGCGCCCTTTCCGCCACCTTGGGCACGGAGCGCGAGCGGCTGGAAGAACTCAGCGCCCGCATCGGCAACGAGCCGCCCGTCACAAGGGTAAAAAACCTGCCGCTGCTGATTCTGGGCCTTGCTTTCTTTCTTGGCGGCGCGGGCATGCTGCTGGCCTACTGGCGCATGGGCATTACGAGCATTGAACTTTCGCCGGGCATTGAACTGCCTGTGAGCCTGTGGTCCGGCTATCTTCTGCTTCTCTGCGGCGTTGGCTTTATGGCTGGCGGCGTACCGCACACCGGGGCGGAGGCAAAACGCCGCCAGATGGAACATCTGCAACTTCAGGGCAGACGCGATTCGTGCGCGGCCCATGTGGCGGAACTGGACGAACAGGCCAGCCAGCTTTGCGCCGCCGCTGGCGTGCAGAGCATGGATCTGGTGACGCTTGAAGCAAGGGAAGTGCTGCTTGAGCACGAACGCGAGCAATGTTTTGAAGAAGAACGCGCCCGCAAGGACATGGACGAACTGAAACACGCCATGGACCTTGCCCGCACGGAAGTTAGCAAGCGGCAGGCCGTGCGCTCCGAGGTTGAAGGTATTGTGCAGCAAACCCGCCGCCGCTGGCACGAATTTATGCTGGCTCTGCATGTGGCCAATGTGCCCTCGCCCGAGGGTGCGGCTGCCTTTTTTGCCCGGGCCGAATCAGCCCGGCTCGCCTTTGGCGGCGTTGCCGCCGCCGATGCGGAACTGCAAACCCTGGATGACGACCTGCGTCAGACAGAGGCCCGCATGCGTCTGGTGCCTGCCGTGGCTGAACGCCTGCCCGCCAACGCGGATTCAGATTCACTAGCGGAGGCTGTGCGGCAGGTGCTGGAATCCTGCCGCGAAGCCGATGCCGCCCGCGAACTGCGCATCAAGGCCGAAGCCGCGCTGCAAAATTCGCAGAGCGAACTCAACCGCGCCCGCACCCGTCAGGCGGAAGCCAGCGCAGAACTGCGTCAGGCGCAGGAGCGGCTCAACGAAGCGCGCTCGCAATGGACAGCCTGCCTGCATGATCTTGGCCTCGGCACCGACCTTGACCCGGAAACAGTGCGGGAAGCCCTGAAATACATGGAAAACTGCCTCGCTGCCGAGGCTTCTGTGCAGCGCGCCCAGTCGCAGCTCAACCAGGGTCGCACAGAACTGGCTGCCCTGCGCGACCCGCTGCAAGCCCTGCTGGCGGAGCTTGGCCTGCCGCCGCAGCAGGACGCGGACAACCGCCCAGACTGGCTGCTTAGCCTTGATGCCGCGCTGGAAGCGGCGGAAGCCATGTCGCAGGCGCAGAGCCGCCGCCGCAACCTTGATAATGAAGTGACGGAAATGGAGGACGAGGCCCGAGCTGTGGAAGCCGCCCTTGAAAGCGCCCGGAGCGCGGAACGCTCCCTGCTTGCCATGGCGGGCGCGCACGATGCGGAAGAATTTTTGCGTCAGGCCGCGCTTCACGAAGAGCTGCGCGCACTCACCCTGCGCCGTCAGGATCTGGAAGATGCCCTGCGGCTGGCTGCGGACAAAACACCCATGAAGGACTTTCTCGATTCCTTCGAGCATGAGGATCAGGAAAGTCAGGAGCGCCGCAGCGCGACCATCAGCGAAGAACTGACAGGCATTCAGGAGCAGGAAGAAAATCTGGTCAAGCGCGTGGCGGAACTGCGCAGCAAGGTAGACGCCCTTTCGCGCACCGACGAGCTTTCGCAGCTATTGCAACAGGAGGCGGCCCTTGTGGAAGACATGGAGCGCATGGCCTTTGCCTGGAGCCGCGTGGCCCTTGCCCGCAGCATCCTTGAAACAGCCAAGCGCACCTTTGAGCTGGAGCGCCAGCCAGAAGTCATCCGCCTTGCCTCAAGCATCTTCACCCGCATCACAGGCCAGCGCTGGCGCGGCATCAACGCCTCGCTGGAAGACGCCAGCCTCGCCATCCTGCCCGCGCAGGGCGAACCCATAGCGCCGGAAAATCTGAGCCGTGGCGCGCGCGAGCAAGCCTATCTGGCCCTGCGGCTTGCCTACATAAAAAATCATGCCCTGCATGCCGCGCCCCTGCCGGTTATCATGGACGAAGTGCTGGTCAACTTTGACCCGCAAAGGGCTGAGCGCACGGCGCGCGCCTTTGTGGAGCTGACCGGCGGCAGCCAGGGCAAGGCCCATCAGCTGCTCTACTTTACCTGCCAGCCGCACATGGCGGAACTACTGCGCAAGGCAGAACCCCAGGCCGCTCTGTTCCATGTGCAAGACGGCAGCATCAAGGCCGCATAA